DNA sequence from the Centroberyx gerrardi isolate f3 chromosome 2, fCenGer3.hap1.cur.20231027, whole genome shotgun sequence genome:
gtattatTTAATCTGTATGTGTTGAGTTCAGTAATGCCATTTCCACCGAAGCAATTCATGGTAGCAGAAGCCAAGCCCAAGTCAGACATAACTGTCAAGTAGACACAACCCgacactaaaacactgacaAATAAACCAGCAGTCAACAGGTAAGCTGACAGGAAAGAACAGTGAGATGCAGAAAAATGTTTATGATACAGATGTAAACATTTAAGGAGGAGCCTTCTGTAACTTCAGACAAGGTCAGTGGTCTCCTGTTCCTGTGTCCCAATTCTGACATCTCCTTAACTTATTCACTATTTTGTAAGGATTTCAGAGCATATTACTAAAatagtgtgtgtaagtgtgtttatCCATACACCAgttttatattttcaaattcaaatgatgATTCTGACAAATTGAGAAACGTCATGGACTCTTTCCCAAACCTCTTTCCTTTCCcatttaataataattgtaaatCTAAAATAACTGGATAGACGCAGTTTTCTATGTATGTACAGATATGCACATGGCTTTTCCACCTGTCCAACTAGTCATTATCTTGCTATTATCAGTGTAGTACATTTAAATCTATGCCAGTGAAAATGTTCTTATACAGTGGCTGAAGTAACATAACTGTATAAACCCGATCCCACAGACACATCATTGATATTTATCAGACTGCCAGTGACAAAGCGAGTAGCAAGGTATTTAGCAAAGGTACATTTTAAAGAATGACATATATAAACAGTGTTACAATCAGTTTCTGTGAAGGACAAAGTGAGATACAAGATTAATCCTTTGTGCCAACAGGATTAACATATTATGTCAAAGGGTGATAGTGTTTTATCTCAGACTGGAATCTGTTGCATCTGTCATCACACTGTGACCCCAGCTTTAGTAGAGTACCATAGCAACGTAACAAcataatacaacaataaaaacagcaacCAAAGTACAACCAGCTGGAGGGGATGATAATTAAAATAGGTGCCAGAATGAATTTTAATATGTCTtacatgtttatatatatatagtgcaTATTGtgaatactgtatttttttttttattgtgtgtattaCTGCACACCGAATGACCCATTTGGGGCAATAAAGACTTGAAATTGAACTTGAGAATCTCCTTCGACTGTGATGAGACCCAGAGAGAGATATTACGCAGTTTATAAACTGCGAAGGTAGGTCAAGTAACATTTCTTAGCAAACACAAAGTAGTAGGGGTTTTATTGTGGTGGAATTCAGCTCTCTGATATCAATGATTATGATTCAAACATGATTAACATGATTATTTCAAAATGATTAAAAAGGACAGATCACGTGTAGAATCTTTTATTGAAAATGGCTGACATTTAAATAGCAGTGAACAGAAAATTGCTGACGCTACTGACTTTGTCGTCTCTTCATTCCCCATTTAGAGCGGGGAGTTaatacacatacagatacacattaCACCTAGTGAAAGGCTGGCAGTCTGGAAAGTGTCTAGGACAGTGGAGCACTTTCACCTCGGTTGAgtctgcacacacaggcacggcTGTTCTGGCCCTGTAGCTTAGGGGCTGCATGGCTCCAAATATACAGATCAAAAAGCCTCCAGCACAAGTTCACCTTGTCCTGCTCACAGAGTTGGTCATCCTCCAACCCAGGAGCCCAGAACAGCAACCTTAGTATATAGAAGGCTCTTCTTGCATTGCTAATGTTGACGAGTAACAATATTCTGTAAGAGTCTAAGCGGAGACACTGCTGTGGACAGAGAGTGATGATGATTGCTGATTGTTGTATTTGTAATACATGTTTGGaagtatctacagtatatcatgcATGTGTGAAATGAAACTGATTGCACAACCAGTGGTATATAAAGTGGAAACAATAAGACACAAGTATAAATAGAGCATACTAAAATAgtgtagcttttttgtgtacataATATTGTAAATGATCCGTACCTTCAATGCATAACAAGAGTCCTCCAAAGAGAACCTGGAGTGAAGCATCTTCATACAGTCTCAGAATCTCTTttgcctctcctctcatttttcaCTGAGATTCTCACCTACAGGCTACATTGACTTCATGTGTATCCCATGGAGATTGATAACCCGATCAACCATTACCATGTGCAGGGAGTCAGTCAATTGGCATCACAGCTTTTTCCATCATAGTGACATTTATTAGCGCTGTGCAGTCAGCAGCACTGGGTGAAAGGCATTAGGCGAGAAGGGCCTGTCATTCCTCTATAGAGAAAATAAAGCGCTCTGTCCAACAAGCAACAAGTTGGGAGATTGAACTCCCACTCGCCAAGACCACGTGTTTATCGTTAATCCAGGAaggtgttttctttgtctgagATACTTGGTGGTTTTGAAGCTTCAGGCAGAAGAGGATGGCTCAAAAtccattgtgtttttgcttgGGTTCAAACCAGCTCTGACCCTCCCAGAGACCCACTGATCCTTTCCAGAGTTCTCTCCTCTTTAGCAGGCCTCAGTCCTGTCCAGCAGAGAGGGACCATGTATAGCATGCCGCCGCCACTGCAAGATAAAAGGCAACAGCTGTCACACGGGGGATAAAATCCCTCATATCTAAACAATTCCCAGCTAGACAGctagagacaaacacacacacagtcacacacacaccttctcatACAGCATTGGTGTGCGGCAGTTCTGTTGAGTCTGGCGTTAACGTTCTGTGTGTTGTGCTGGTGTCGATCATACTGAGCTTCTCTGTCTCGTTCCTTGGTTCCTCCCTCCGCCTTCCCCTCTGCCTGCACAGTCTGTACCTACGACTGACAGAGAAACAACCACGTTATAGAGCAACGTTTTCTAATAAAGACACTgcaaatagtattttttttatatgcagTAGCAATGGTGATAGCTTTTCAATAACAAAGTCATCACAGCTGTATTGTATTTACAGTTTTACACTTtgttatctctctttctctcccacacacacacacacaaaggctcaCTTTGAACAGATGCAGATGAATACAATGAGGAGAATCAGGAAAACAAGGCCGGCAATGACGCAGGCAATGATGATTTGTCGTTGCTCTCCTATTCGCCAGTCCAGGtccacatattcacacctggaaCCAATGAAACCTTGCTCACacctgagagagaaggagaggactTTTCAAATAAAATCCTTACAGTGTTTCCATGAATCCATGATTCTTCAAATAGTTTCAGTTCCATATATACAGTAGTTTCATATGAATTTTGAGTCCTTGCTCCTATCTCTTCCCCACATTTCTCAAACTATATTAGGACACAATATGTAAAGATCTTTATGCTGCAAAGTATGTTTTAGCACAATGAAACTGCAAATCCaatgtggctgtgtgtggaTTAAATTACTGTATAAGCAGCAGACCAACAACACTAGAGCTGTTAGAAATTAGAACATGATGTTGATATGCTGCAGAGAATTTGAGGCCTTGGTGTCCTTGGGTATTAGCAGataaattaaacacacacacacacacacacattcattccgTATTGGGTCATGAGAATTCTGTTGACTCTCTCCTCGGCTACCATTCGCTCAGTTTACACCTTTCTTCCTTCACCTCCTTGTCAtttcttcctctgttctttGCCAAGCTCCTTCTAACTTtggctcccctcctccttctctcataTGCCTCTATATCTACCATCTAACCATATCACTCACCACCATATCTCCATCCTTTTGCAGTAGAAGTCTCTTACCTGCAAGAGGGTGCCTTCTGCTCCTTAATGTAACGACATGCCCCGTGGATGCAGTAGTGCTTCAGCTCCTTGGGGCATTTTGAGTAGTGGCCATTCCACTGTCCTGTATCTTCAGCGTCTGTTGTAGATGACATGacaacatttaaaatgtgtttcagaaTGACTTTGCTTTAACAACAGCATTTCAACATCTGTTAAAGTTCACAGCATATAAACTGACTGAACTTACAAACTAAGACTCCCTCATATTACGTATTCACTTTAACTGCGTCACGTTCTATTAGTGTCCTGCTTCTCCATGCAACCTGCAAAGCTTGCTTCCTTGACCTACAGCCTCACACTCTGGTATGGCCCGGCATATAAATAGACTGGTGGCAATATGATccagagaggaagctggacgAATAAGTGCCAGGAACAGCCTGATGTCATCAAGATCTAATTAAATGCATGCGTGTCAATTAATACAATGCTAACACAACAACGCTTTCTATAGATCAAACTCGTGCAAAGTCATGATACAGTTAtgattccctttctctctccctctctgtctctttctctctcagtgttgctcatacttgcacacatgcacacctgtgagccgcacacacacacacacaaacatacacacagttgCTTGCTGGCCATCTTGCTGAATTTCTGACCCCGCAACTTCCAGTTATCCCTCCTGCCTCTCAAACCTCAAGGCTACCGCTATCGTTTACTACCAATTCCCAGGAGATTATCTTTGAACATGAGCTTGTAAAAGGACACCGAAACCTGAGAACAGGCCTTTTGCAATTACCTTGgtgttgaaaagaaaaatatctggttacaaaaaaaagaaaagaaaactgtcGATGACTTTCAATAAACTGAATACTCAGTGGATTTATTATAGTAAATAACTTTTTACATTTCCCCCTTAATACTGGTAAATCACTGAAACAAAGACAACAGTCATTTAAAACAACAAAGGAATTTATAACAAATCCCTAGCCAATGATGAAAACAGTCTCCAGCGTATAACAAGGAAGTAACTTGGCCACATAAAGAGATGGTGTTGTATTTCTCAATAGCACAGAGAAGCTGAGAACAACTAGGCCAGGCCCCTGATTGGTATGGGCACTTTAATTACAACTCTGCTTTCTGGACAGGCTGGAATATGACACCTCTGCAGCGTCCACAATGGACTGGCTTCCTCTCTATCACcgcctttctctgtctgtctgtctgtctgtctgtctttatatctTGCTGTCACTATATCttcttattgtgtgtgtgtatgtgtgtgtgtgtgtgtgtgtgtgtttctattcaCATCTGTGGTGTGTCCATTCTTCCATAAACTTCCATTTTCACACTTCAAAGCAACCTTTTATGACACTGCAGCGGAAAACCCGTCCCTCCTCCCCGTGCATATCTACCTGTGCAATTGtttctgttgccatggtgatgacaGGAGGACACAGTTCGATTGGCAGACTCCTCGGTGGCATTCCATTCTGCCAGGGAGTATTTGCATAAGGCCAGAGCTGTAGCCAGGAACACAAACAAagctgatcacacacacacactcacaacaaacacacacacacacacacaaacatacacacacccatatgcacatgcacaatgcGCAAACACTGTAACCAATCTCTCACATTCCACTTATAGGATCTACTTAGGAAAGGACCATTAAAGGATAAACATGTAATATACAAGTATAATGATCACAATCCAGGTTATAGGTGAATACCTGCTGAGTCATGACATCGACCTTACAGAGTAGTGATAGTGACACTatttccccccaccccccccccaccccccccacccccacacacacacacacacacacacacacacccctccctcctacctctgttacacacatacacacatatacaggcaCACACGTATATACTACCCAAGTACACAAGCCTACTAATTGCTCCAGTCCAGTCACAGAGCAGTTTGATTGCCTAAGAGTTTATCACAGACTGTGTAAACCTATCAGACATATGACCTCTGTCTTCTACCTCAAATGTGAGGTTTTATGCTACTAGAGATGCTTTGACAATGATTAGTGTTCACAGGAAATATATATTGCTGTTGTGTGGACTCTCCATTCAATCATTAACTGATACTTAGCACTGAAGTCTACAAACATAGTATACTGGGGAGAGCAatgtaaaaaatacagtatgccAACAATGGAAATAAACATTAAAGTGGATGCACACAATGGCATTTTACATGAACATGGTCTATGTCCTGTGAGAGGAAAATTACCACAAAGAACATATAGTAAAGGTTAAGGAAATCCCTTGGAGAAGAACATATCTGATATAGACCTGATTCTAATATATCTGTCCTGGGTTGCCAAACTTTGCTGTGatagcaaaaagaaaaacaagcattCTGTTTACAACTTACAGGTAAGCGAGATGAACACTGAATCTAGTAAGAGGataaaacaatattaaaacTTACCTGTTAGTATTCCCACATACAGTCTGTGTACCTTGGCCATCTCCTCACTAAATCAAAGTGCTGGTCCAAGACATGAAAGTTAGAGCCTGTGTCGTTGACAAATCAAAGTCAAACTGGACTGATCCTTTTCTCACAGATCAAGGACCAGATCCATTACACAAGCTGTAGGAGTTCTCCAATAGTAGATTGCATTGTGGTCCTTCATGGATAGCAGTTGAGTTCATAGTCGGCCAGGAAAGCGTGATGGCCACCCAAGGCAGATATGCAGCCCAAGGTGCCTGCCTTGGACTGTGACTGCGCCGCAGCAGAGTATGGTGGAATAGAAGGGGTGGGACTGAAACCCAACCCTGCTCCCCGCCCATAACTTTAAAGGAGAACGCGACTCCATTCAACAATTCACTTTATCTCTCTGGCCAAGTATAATACAGTCATTATTCTGGAGTTTCTCGTTCTTAAGAATGAAATGACACAACCGGCTCATTCACTGACAATGAATGACAGTTTAAACTTTGTTAACTTAAGAACATTTTAGCTTACCAGCACAACACTTCATCCATTTGTATTCACTTCCACTGTGTCTTCCTGAATATTCTAGTGGCCATGATACATGACCAGAGTTGTGCGGGTACAATCTCCTGGATCAGCAGGGAGTGGAGGAATGTACCGGCTACAGGAGGAAAACAACAGTGCATGTTGTGGATTCCTGCAGAGTACAGTTCCACTGGAAGGGTCTTGTTGTGAGCTGAGTGCTTTTGCCACCTGTGAAGATGCAACAACACTGCCATGTTTCCTTGAGTAGGGAACTTAACTAATGTGTATGTCTTTCAGACACATATTACTCGCCATCTAtgccaataaaacagaaaaagatcaAGATTTAATGACATGCTGTCCACCACAATATCTAAAAACAATTGGACcgcattgattgattgattgatagattgTAAAATACTCAATGTTATGAATTGGCAAGTGACCCAaatccccaccccaccccctctctttctctctctctctctctctctctctctcacacacacacacacacacacacacacacacacactaccctgAAAACCAgcaaaatacatcacattataaATAGCCCATGCCCAATCCTTGAAGGCGCCTTCGATTTTTTTGCTCCATTGTTCCTTAATACAGCATTCGAATACAGAAGcgaaaagaaagtgaaagaaagctCTTACGTAATAAGAGACTGTGTAATGGCTATATTATGTAATAGAACCAAGTTAAAAGAAGACCAAGAAAGTTATGGCCAGGAAGGCAGGCTTAAAATAATATTAGGATGATCAGAAAATCCATCATGAATCTATAGTTTATAAATCTTAACATTAACATTCTTACCATTAACATTCACGTGAAAGGTTTGGTGTGAAAGGTGCACAAATGACATTTTGGCCAAAAATTAGTATTACATATCATTGGAAAGGTCTTGTTGAACTCTATCTGATGGTCAAAGGAACACACATGTAATTATAAACGTACATATTTCTTGATCCCCAAGGGAACACTGAGGTAGCACCCTACACTCAAAACACAGAGATCCACaacacttaaaaaataaataaataaataaataaaaataaaaataaaaaaataaaaaaattgttgcctttcctttcctttctgctTTATTTGTCTCTGTAACATTCactatatttttaattttaccTTTTATCTACATGCATACCTATATGATTCAAGTCAGGTAAACTGCATGTCTGAACTGACTGTGGTAGGAACCTTTACAGGCCAGCTAGTGGCCCTGTTAGATG
Encoded proteins:
- the btc gene encoding probetacellulin, which produces MAKVHRLYVGILTALALCKYSLAEWNATEESANRTVSSCHHHGNRNNCTDAEDTGQWNGHYSKCPKELKHYCIHGACRYIKEQKAPSCRCEQGFIGSRCEYVDLDWRIGEQRQIIIACVIAGLVFLILLIVFICICSNRRYRLCRQRGRRREEPRNETEKLSMIDTSTTHRTLTPDSTELPHTNAV